Genomic DNA from Desulfonema ishimotonii:
TCTGCCGCTGGCATCCGGTTCGCCCAGTTCCATCTTCAGATATTCCAGATGGGTGGCGTTGCCGTTTTCATCACTGACCACCTTGGTCGGAGCGGCCAGAAACTGGTAGTTCACCCCTTCATGCTCGGCCGCGACAATTTCGACATCATTGGCAGGCATCTCCTTGCGGGTCCGGCGATACAGCAGTGTCACCTCGTCCGCACCCAGACGAATCAGGGTTCGCACACAGTCAATGGCTGTGTTTCCGCCGCCGACGACAACACATTTCTTACCGGTCTTTATTTTCTCACCGTCGGCAAACCGGGAGAGAAAGTTGATTCCGGTAAAAACACCGTTCGTGTCTTCGCCGGGAATTCCCAGCGTGTAGTCACTCCAGGCACCGATGCCCATGAAAACTGCTTCATATCCTTCATAGGCCAGTGTGCCCATATCAAAATCCCGCCCCATGCGGACACTGGTCCGGGCTTTGATGCCCAGGTCGAGGATTCCCTGAATTTCCCAGTCCAGCGTCTTTTTGGGCAGCCGGTATTCGGGAATACCGTACCGGATCATGCCGCCCAGTTTGGACATGGCCTCGAAGATGGTCACATCATGGCCCACCCGGCGCAGGAAATAGGCACAGCTCAGACCGGCCGGACCGCCGCCGATCACCGCGACTTTCCTGCCGGTTGACGGCGCACACGGGATGGGAAAACGCTTTCCGGAATTCATCTCAAAGTCGGCCACAAACCGTTTCAGCTGGTTGATGGAAACCGGCTCATCTTCAATGCCTCTCCGGCAGTAATCCTCACAGGGGTGGGGACACACCCGTCCGCAGGAGAGCAGCAGCGGATTTCGCTCCCGGATGGTATTGACCGCACCCTCGTAATCCCCCTCCGTGATCTGGCGGATATAGGTCGGAATATCAATTTCAGCCGGACAGGTCTGCTGACACGGGGCCAGCGCCTCATCTTCCTCATTGAGCCTGAGCAGCCGCTCGGACATGGTGCGGACGCTCAGAATATTTTTGGGGCAGGCACTTTCACAGGCCCCGCACCCCACACATTTCGCCTC
This window encodes:
- a CDS encoding FAD-dependent oxidoreductase — its product is MTEAIFIMLGIGAVCGSVLSIASKVFYVYEDPRIAEVESNLAGANCGGCGYAGCSAAAVAVVDGKAPPNVCIVSGPEGVAKVAEVMGMAAGTAEPLRSLNACDGGRRADDKYHYMGVPTCAALAAMYGGERVCSIGCLGMGDCVRSCQFDAIHMGPEGFPVVDEAKCVGCGACESACPKNILSVRTMSERLLRLNEEDEALAPCQQTCPAEIDIPTYIRQITEGDYEGAVNTIRERNPLLLSCGRVCPHPCEDYCRRGIEDEPVSINQLKRFVADFEMNSGKRFPIPCAPSTGRKVAVIGGGPAGLSCAYFLRRVGHDVTIFEAMSKLGGMIRYGIPEYRLPKKTLDWEIQGILDLGIKARTSVRMGRDFDMGTLAYEGYEAVFMGIGAWSDYTLGIPGEDTNGVFTGINFLSRFADGEKIKTGKKCVVVGGGNTAIDCVRTLIRLGADEVTLLYRRTRKEMPANDVEIVAAEHEGVNYQFLAAPTKVVSDENGNATHLEYLKMELGEPDASGRRRPVPLEGSETLIEADMIISAIGQRPDVSFKEGAEALENLEITRWNTIDNDPITLQSSMPKIFTGGDSATGASLVVEAIGGGRRAARSIHQYLETGEVTAPEKALYKKHIPESLFDHVDGVIRSKRAEMPELPVEERIHTFDEADLVLPEDVALKEASRCMNCCRLCYNPDTKKTAA